The DNA region GTCCCCCAAGCCCGGCAAAGCCCAGGAGCGCAGCGTGTACGACTTCAAGGTCGAGACCATCGATGGAAAGCAGCAGGACCTGAGCGCCTACAAGGGCCAGGCGCTGCTCGTGGTGAACACCGCGAGCGAGTGCGGCTACACGCCCCAGTACAAGGGGCTGGAGGAGCTGTACCGCGCGTACAAGGCGCGCGGCTTCACGGTGCTCGCCTTCCCGGCGAACAACTTCGGCGGCCAGGAGCCCGGCAGCAACGCGGAGATCAAGCGCTTCTGCGAGCTGAAGTACCGCACCACCTTCCCGCTCTTCGGCAAGGTGAGCGTGAAGGGGCAGGACATCCACCCGCTCTTCCAGCACCTCACCCAGCAGCCGGGCCTGGAGGGGGACATCCGCTGGAACTTCAGCAAGTTCCTCATCGACCCGAGCGGCAAGCTGGTGGCGCGCTTCGACTCGAAGGTGGAGCCGATGTCGCCCGAGCTGCGGCAGAAGCTCGAGGCCACCCTGCCCTAGGGAGAGCGCGCGCGCCCATGGCCTCCGTCCAGCTGAGCGTCTACCGCACCATCGGCGAGGCCCACCTCGCCGCGGGGCTCCTGAGCGAGGCGGGCCTGCACGTGGAGGTGCGCCACGACGCGGTGGCCCACCTCGCCGGGCAGCTGCCCAGCCACGAGACGTGGGTGGAGCTGTGGGTGCCCGCGGCGCAGCTGGAGGAGGCGCGCGCGCTGCTCGCCCAGGTGGCCGAGCGCGCCGAGGCGGCGCACCTGCACGTGCCCTGCCCCGCCTGCCGCGAGGACAACCCGGGCAGCTTCGAGGTGTGCTGGGCCTGCGGCGCGCACCTGCCCGAGCAGCGCCGGCCCCGGCTGCGCGCAGTGTGAGCCCGAGCGTGGCCGCCCCGCCTCCTGCCCCGCAGCAGCCGTCACCGGAGAGCCCTCCAGCGCCTCCCCGGCGCCCGCCGCGCCGGGGCCTGCTGGGGCGCTGGGACCGGCTGGAGCACAGCCTCCAGGTGCTGGTGCTGGTGTGCCTCGGGGCCTTCGCCATCCACCTGGTGCCCCTGTTCCTGCCGCGCAACACGGCGGAGCAGGAGCTGGAGATTGCGCGCGTGACGCGCGACCCGGCCGAGCGGGTGCGGCTGCTCAAGCCCCTGCGCACCAAGAAGAGCGCGAGCGCGGAGCAGCTGCGCGAGGCGGCGGAGCTGGTGCTGCCGGGCTCGAGCGGCGAGGCGCGCGCGCTGGTGGACGAGGCGGCGCGCCGCGAGCCGGACGCGCTGGAGACGCAGCTCTTGCTCGCGCGCGTGTGCGACGCGGACCACGCGGAGCGCTGCATGCAGGGGGCGCTCGCGCGCGCGGAGCAGCTCGCGCCGGGAGACCCGCGCCCCTACCTGCTGCGCGCGAACCGCGCCGAGCACGACGGGCAGCTGGAGGTGGCGGTGGACGCGCTCGCCGAGGCCTCGGCGCGCGCGCCCGGGGATGCGCGGGTGCGGCTGCGCTACGGGCGGCTGCTGAGCGACGTGGGCCGGGTGAAGGAGGCGGAGCGGGTGCTCGCGGGGCTCGAGGGCCAGCTGCCCGCCCCGCAGCTGCTGGTGGAGCTGGGGCAGGTGCGCGCGCGCCAGGGCCGCCACGAGGACGCGCGCGCCCTCTTCCAGCGCGCGCTGGGCGAGGACCCGAAGCTCGCGGCGGCGCACTACCAGCTGGGGCGCTCGCTCTACGCGCTGGGGGACGTGTACCGCGCGGAGCAGGAGCTGCGCGAGGCGGACCGGCTGGACCTGGGGGACTCGCGCGCGCTGGTGGCGCTGTGCGCGATGCAGCTGGAGCGCGGCGCGCGCGACGAGGCGCGCATCACCCGCATGGACCTGGACCGGCGCTTTCCCGAGGAGCAGGAGCGCATCCGCGAGAGCTGCGCCCCCAACGGGCCCTGAGGCTACTCCTCCTCCCCGCGCACCTGGCGCAAGAGCCGCGCCGCCACCTTCACCTCCGCGTCCACCGAGCCGTCGGCGAACTCGGTGCGCACCACCGCCTTGAGGAAGGGGTAGGCCTCGTCGGCGCGCTCGGCGTCCACGAGGAAGGTGCCCAGGGCGAGGCGCGCGCGGGTGAGGGCGCGCAGATCCTCCTCGGCGACGGCGGCGTCGATCGCGTCCGAGAGCGCGCTCTCGGCGAGCTCGGGGCGGCCCCGCGCGGAGAGCTCCGCGGCGCGCGCGAGGTGCTGGGCGGACGTGAGGGCCATGGGGCACTTCTCCTGGGCGGGGGGCCGCGCTAAGCGTGCGGCCCATCATGGCGCCCGCTCCCCCCGACACGCACGCCCCCGCCGACGACGCCCGCCTCACCGAGCTGGAGATCCGCTTCACCCAGCAGCAAGAGCTGCTGCAGGAGCTCAGCGAGGTGCTCTACGCCCAGCAGCGCGAGCTGGACGCGCTGCGGCTGGAGGTGGGTGCCCTGAAGAAGAAGCTCGAGGGCGACCCGGGCCTGGTGGACGCGCGCCAGCAGGAGCGCCCGCCGCACTACTAGCTAGATGCGGTAGGCGAGCCGCAGGCCGAGCACCGGCGCGGGGTCCAGGTAGCCCGCCTCGATGCCGAAGGAGAGCGCGCCGCTCTGCAGGCCGAAGCCGAAGGCGGCGTGGCCGCGCACGTGCTCGTCGCTGTCGAAGAAGATGTGCGGGCCGCCCATCGCCTCCACGTAGGCGCGCGAGAAGTTGAGGCGCAGCACGAGGTCCAGCGGCACCGCCACGTCGTCCGGCCCCGTGGCGAGCGCGACGCCGAAGCGCCCGCCCACCGAGAGGGGCCCGGCGAGCCGGGTGTCCACGCCTACCAGGAGCGAGAAGAGGCCGCCGTGGTCCTCGAACCAGGCGTCCGCGCCCAGGCCGAGGCGGACGTTCGTGCCGCCGCCCCCGCCCCCGCTGCTGCTGCTGTGGCGCCCGCGCGCCTCGGCGGCGTGGGGGGCGAGCAGCAGGGTGAGGGCCAGGGCGAGCGGCGCGGCGAGGCGCGAGGGGGTGAGCGTCATGCGGTGCAGGCCTCCAGAGGGGCAAAGGGTGTCTCGTCCGGAAGTGACCACGCTCGCATGTACGTGTGCCAGCACACCGAGCGGCATTCGTGCCTGCACGCCCCCAGTGGAGCTGCAGGAGTTTCGCCTCGCCGCACGGCCGCGCGCGCAGGCGGCAAAGCTGCACCGTCACTGCAGCGTGCGGGGCCGGGGCCCTCCGCGCTAAGAGAGCGCGCCATGAAGGCCGTTCGCTATCACGCCGTGGGAGGCCCCGAGGTGCTGCGGGCCGGGGACGTGCCGCAGGTGGAGCCGGGCGCGGGCGAGGTGCGCGTGCGGGTGCACGTGGCGGGGGTGAACTTCGCGGACACGGAGCGGCGGCGCGGGCTGTACGACGCGGCGGTGCCCCTGCCCCGCATCCTGGGCAGCGAGGCGGCCGGGGTGGTGGACGCGGTGGGCCCGGGCGTGGACGCGGGCTGGGTGGGCGCGCACGTGGTGGCGTGGACGCAGCGGTGCTACGCGGAGTGGACGCTCGCGCCGCTGGGGCGGGTGTGGCGCGTGCCCGAGGGCGTGTCCTTCGCGCAGGCGGCGGCGCTGCCGGTGCAGGGGCTCACCGCATGGCACCTGCTGCACACGGTGGGGCGGGTGCAGGCGGGCGAGGCGGTGCTGGTGCACGCGGCGGCGGGCGGCGTGGGCACGCTGCTGGTGCAGCTGGCGCGGGCGGCCGGCGCGCGGGTGCTCGCGGTGGTGGGCAGCGCGCAGAAGGCCGCGCTCGCCGAGCGCCTCGGCGCGAGCGCGGTCGCGCGCTCGGACACACCGGACGCCGAGTTGGGTGAGTGGGCGCGCGCCCAGACGCAGGGGCGCGGCGTGGAGCTCGCGCTGGACGCGGTGGGGCAGGCCACGTGGGGGGAGAGCCTGCACGCGCTCGCGCCCTTCGGCCGCGCCGTCTACTACGGCAGCGCGAGTGGCGTGCCCCCGCCGGTGGACCTGGATGCGCAGCTCTTCGAGCGCTCGCTCAGCGTGAGCGCGTACTGGCTCGCGACGCCCCACCCCGAGGGCGCGCACGCGCGCGCGATGGAGGACCTGCTCGCGCAGGTGGCCGCGGGCGCGCTGAGGCCGGTGCTCGGCCTGACGCTGCCGCTGGACGAGGCCGCCGAGGCGCACCGCCAGCTCGAGGGGCGCGCGACGGTGGGCAAGGTGCTGCTCCAGGTTCGCAGCGGGGAGTACTGATTCCGCGCGGGAGAGGTGGCTCGGTGACGAGCCACGCGGGTGCCGCTGTCGGCTCGTGAGGACGCGGAGGTGGCCGGACAGCGATCTTCCTCGCCGAGTGCGCGAGGGCGCCGGCCTGCGCGGCGCTCCGGGGTGACTCAGACGCAGCGCTCGTCCGAGGGGCCCGAGTGCCCGTCCGACGCGCGCTGTTCCTGCATCGAAGCGGCGCGGTCAGCGCCAGGACGCGAAGCCAGGAGCCCAGCCGGACCCGGGGGAATGAAGCTTCATTCCAGGCGCCAGGGTGTGGAAGAGGCTCCCCCCACTCGGCGACCCAGGCCGGGGTGGAATGACGGTTCCTTCCAGCCCCACGCGCGGCCCAGGGGCGGCGGACGCACCAAGCTGCCTGGAATGAAGCTTCATTCCAGCTCCGAAAGCGGCCGTGGGGCGGCGCGGGCCAGTGGATGGGTGGAATGAAGCTTCATTCCAGGGTCCGACCGGGGGCTTCCCGGGGTTGCACCTCTGTCCGCGGCGCTCGCAGGCATTCGGCGAGCGCGCGGCTTTGGTACGCGGCTGGCTTCCGAGCTCACGCCTCAGGGTCGAGCGGCCGACCCGAACGGAGCTTCATTCTGGCGCCGATTCCGCGGGAGCGCCGTACGCCCCGGACCACGGTGCTCGGAGCGAGAAGGAAGTCCCGAGGTCTGCCCACAGCAGCGCGCACGACTGCGCCGATACCCCTCTCCTCTCGCGCTTCCCCGGAGCGTCTCGCAGGCCGGCGCCCTCGCGCGCTCGGCGAACGCGCCAGGAGCCCGTCCCGTCCGGACCTTCCATCGAGCCGGGTACGCGCTCGGCGAAGGCCCCCGCGCGCCACGTCGACCGAACGTGCCGACGTGCAGTGGAGGGGCCGTCTCCTACGCCACGATCACGGTGACGCCGTTCGCATCGCTCGTGGTGGGGTAGGCGCGCAGCGAGGTGGTGGCGGGGCCGGAGCGGGGCACCACGGCGCCGTCGGGCTGGAACTCCGAGCCGTGGCGCGGGCAGATGAGCAGCCCATCCGCGGCGCTCCACGCAACGGTGGCGCCCTGGTGCGGGCAGATGCCGTCGGTGGCCTGGAAGCGGCCGTCGCCGAGCGCAAAGACGAAGAGCCGGTGGCCGAGCCCCTCGGGCACGCCGTAGTAGAGGCCGCCCGCGGTGGCGAGCTGCGGGAACTGCGCGAAGGGGAAGGTGATGCGGCCGTCCACCACCGGGGGCGTGGTGGCGTCGCCCGCGGCGAAGCGGATGCTGAGCACGCCGGTGGCCGGGTCGTAGCTGCTCGCGTAGGTGTCCAGCGGCGCCACGGCGGGCGGATTCGTGGGCACGCCGTCGTTGCCGAAGCGCGCGCCGTGACAGGGGCAGGCGATCTCCCCCGCGTCCACGCCCAGCGGACAGCCCTGGTGCGTGCACTGCGCGCCGAGCACGACGTACTGGTCCCCCTGCGGGTGCACCACGAGGTACTCCGAGCCGTCGTCGAGCTGCAGGGTGATGCCGCCCCCCTCGCGCGCGAGGTCCGGGTAGCTCGAGACCTGCAGCTCCACGCGCTTGTTGGCCGAGGTCGCCTTGACCAGGGGCGCGGGGCGGATGTCCGGCGCACAGGCGGGCAGCACGGCGGCGGCGCCCGCGGCTCCGGCGAGCCCCGCGAGGAAGCGGCGGCGCGAGCAGCTCACGCACCCTCCTGCGCGAGCTTCACCGCGAGGTCGAGCACCAGCGCGTCCTGCACCTTCACCATCAGGAGCGAGGGGCGCTCGATCTGGAAGGCCTCGAGGCTGATCTCGAAGCGCCCGGTGGCGTCCGCCTTCGCGGGGCTCTGGAAAGTGACCTGCAGCGGCACCTCCACGGGCCGGGTGACGCCGTGGAAGGTGAGGCGGCCCTTCACGGTGACGGGCAGCGTGGCGGGCAGCTTCGCCGGCACGCGCACGGCGCCCGCCACGCCCTTGAAGTCGATGAGCGGGAAGCGGCTCGCGTCGGTGGCCTCCTTCATGTGCGCGTCCCGGTTCGCGTTGCCCGAGTCGAAGTCCTCGACGCGCGCGCGCACCGCGACCTGCAGGGTGCCGTCCGGCAGCAGGCGCGCCTTGCCCTCGAGGCGCTTCGCGGTGCCCTTCACCTCGTGCAGCTTGTGGATGAGCGTGTACGTGAGCGCGCTGCCGTCCTGCACGCCGTAGGTGCGCGGCGCGCCGCCCTCGGCGAGCGCGGCGACGGACAGGAGCAGGGCGCAGAGGGCGGAGAGTGAGCGCATGTTCGGAGCGACCTAGAGGAAGAGGGTGAACACGCCCGCGGTGGTGAACCCGAGCGTGGCGTAGCCGACCACCTGGTGCGCGGTGGCGAAGCGCACCTGGGAGACCTGCCCCTGCTGGGCGGAGCTCGCGGTGATGAGGCCGAGCACCACCTGGGTGACCATGCCGGCGGCCGCGAGCGACATGAACACCTTGTGCATGAGCACCGTGTCGAAGCGCAGCGGCTTCGGGTAGGGCTCGGGGGCGAGGATGCCCATCAGCGCCACGGTGCCGAAGAGGGCGGTGGTGCCCACGGCGAGCCCGCGGTGCAGGGTCTTCCAGGTGCCGTCGTCGCCGCCGCCGCGGTAGATGTCGTTGAAGTTGAGCTGGCCCACCAGCGTGGTGGCCACGAGCCCGCCGGCCATGCCCAGCCCCAGCCCCTGGTGCAGCGAGAGCATGGTGCGCCGGCGCGACACGGCGCGCTCGAGCTCGAGGTCCGGCGCGGCCGCCTTCGCCTCGGGCTCGAGCAGCTCGAAGTCCAGCGAGGGGTCCGCCGGGGCCTGCTGCGCGGGCGAGGCCTCGGGCGGGGCGCGCGGCGCATCACTCGGCGGGGGAGCGGCGGGGGTCTCCGGCTGCGCGGGCGCCTCCGGCGGCGCGGCGGCGGCGGGCTTCTTCTGCGCGCGCTTCTTCTTCGAAGAGCCCTGCGAAGAGGACTGCGCGTGCTTCGGGGGGGTGCTCGTGCCCAGCGCCTGCGCGGGCAGGGCGGCGGCGAGCAGCAGCGCGGAGGCCGCGACGACAGCGAGCTTCATCTCTCCCTCGGGGCTGCAGCGCGGCCAGAGAGCCGGAGGGCGGCTCCACGCGCGCAGCGACGAGGCCGGAGTCTAGCCACAAACACTGCGGGCCCGCGCGCACGTCCGTCCCGCGTGCACGCTGCGCAGGCGGGGCGGACGCGGCAGCACCGATGTGGGCGTGCGCGCTACGCGGGCGCGCTCGCGGGGGCCTCGCTGCGCGGGGCGTTGTTCTGCGCGAGCTCCTGGCCCAGCGCGTGCGGATCGAAGTAGGCGAAGAAGCGGCTGACCCGGTCGCCGTCCCACTCGAGGATGCTCACGCCCTCGTAGGCCACGGCCGCGCCGTTGTGCGCCGTGCCCTGCGTCTCCCACTCGAGTGCCGTGCGGTCGCCCGAGTCGATGACGTTGCGGAAGGTGGAGCGCACCTGCTTCAGCGTCGCCTTGTACTCCGTCCAGAAGGCGCGCGCGCCCTCGCGCCCGCTGAAGACGCGGGGGCTGGCGAGGTTGCTCACCTGCGCGTCGTCGGCGAAGAGCGCGAGGAGGCCGTCCACGTCGCCCTTCTCCTCCAGCCTCCCCAGTGCATCCATGAACCGCTGAGCTCGCTCCATCGACATGTGTGCGTCCCTTCCTTCGGCCGCCGCCACGCCCGCGTCGGCGCGCGGGGGTAGGGGCCCTCGTGGGTGTGCGGATCAAGGTGCGCACGGGGCCTGTCCGCGGGCGCACACCTTGGACACGCTCGCCCGCATGGCTCCAGGCCCAGCACCCGCGGCGGCCACCGGGCGCACAGCCGCCCGGACGCCCCTCCGCTCACCCCTCCTGCGCGGCGTCGGCGCGGCGCTGCGCCCGCGCCCGCGCGTAGTGCTCGCGCAGCGGGCGCTTGCGCGCGATGCGCCCGAGCGGCGGGGCGGGCGGCTCCACGGTGATGCTGCACTCGTTCACCCACGCGTAGAGCGCGGCGGTGCGCCGCAGCAGCGCGTCGTCCTCGTGCTGCAGCGCCTCCATGCCGGCGTGCAGCGCGTACTGGCGGCGCACCAGCGCGAGCGCGGGGGCGAAGGAGGGGTGCGAGAACCGGCGCTCGAGCTCGGCGAGCACCTGCGCGTCCGTGCGCGCCAGCAGCGCGGGCAGCTCCGCCTCGTCGAGGCCGCACAGCCCCAGCCCTGCCTCGAAGGCGTGCAGGTTGAAGGCGAGCAGGTGGCCGCTCGCGCAGTACGCGCAGCCGTTCCACAGGCTCGCGCCCGCCGCGAGCAGGTGCGCATCCCGCTCGCCCCAGCGCGCCACCATCTGCTCCCACACCCGCGCGCTCTCGCGCACCCACTGCAGGAAGCCGCGCGGCCCGAAGCTGCGCAGCGCCTCCTCCAGGAAGTCCACCTCGTAGCCCTCCGTCAGCCGCGCGAGCTTGCGCATCGCGAGCAGCAGCGCGCGGCCCACCGGCCCCACCCGCCCGCCCGCGCTCACCGCCCCGCCCCCAGCGCCGCGCGCGCCGCGCCCACGCGCGTGCCCTGCGCGGCGAGCCACGCGCGCGCCTGCCGCTCGCTCGGCACCGCGAGGCCCTGCGGGTCCCCGCCCGCGTGCATCGCCCGCAGCGCGAGCCCGCGCCCCCAGGGCCGCCCGTCCACGTACGCCGTGCGCCAGCCGCCCTGCGCGAGCCGCCGGTGCAGCGCCTCCCAGCGCGCGAGCGCCTCGGGGCCCGCGGCCGTGACCGCCTCCGTCCGCAGCAGGAGCCGGCGCGGCCCACCGGCCGCCTCCGCCCGCGGCAACAGCGCCTCCAGCGCCTGCAGCCCCTCGGGCTCCAGCACCCCGTGCAGCGCCCCCTCCACCGTGCTCTGGGGCGGCGCGCTCAGCGTGAAGCCCCGCCCTTGCGTCACCGTCACCGCGCGTCTCCAGCCAGGGGAAAAAAGTGCAGCACCCCTCCCTACCACGGGTGGGGGCGGGCGGCGCCTTGTCGCCCGGAGGCCTTCGTGGTTTGCAGCGCCTGCGATGCCTGGCCGCTTCCCATCGTCCCGCCCATCGACCCTCAGGGCCCGCGCCGCGCGCGCCGCGGACGCGGAGGCGATCGCGCGCATCTACAGCGAGGGCATCGCCGAGCGGCGCAGCACCTTCGAGACCCGCCCGCGCACGGCCGCGGACGTGCAGGCCTGGCTCGGCGGGCGCCACCCGGTGGTGGTGGTGGAGCGCGCCGAGACCGAGGCAGACGCGCAGGTCGTCGCCTTCGCCTCGAGCGCGCCCTACAGCCCGCGCGCCTGCTACGCGGGGGTGGCGGACTTCAGCGTGTACGTGGACTCGCAGGCGCGGGGGCAGGGCGCGGGGCGGCTCGCGGTGGAGGCGCTGGTGGCCGCCGCCACTGCCGCCGGCTTCCACAAGCTCACCAGCCGCGTCTTCGCCACCAACGCGGTGAGCCGGCGCATGCTCGCGGGCCTGGGCTTTCGCGAGGTGGGGGTGCACCTGAAGCACGCCCCGCTCGACGGGGTCTGGCACGACGTGGTCACGGTGGAGCGGCTGCTGCCGGAGAACCTGCGCTAGCGGGCAGGGAGGCGGCTTTCCCCCGCCCCAAGCCGGGCTGATGGTGGCGCCCCGCGCGCGCCTTGCCCCCCGCGCCCCCTTCCGTTAGCAGTGGCGTCCATGTCCACCCCCGCCCCCGCCTCTCCCGCCCTGCCCCGGCGCGCCTCGAGCCCGCTGCTCTGGGGCGTGCTCGGCGCGCTGCTCGCCGGCGTGCTGCTCGCGGGCGCCTGGGTGGCGCTGCGCCCGGCGCCCGAGCCGCTGCCGGACCTGGGCGCGCTGCCCGCCTTCACCTTCACCCGCCAGGACGGGCGCCCCTTCGGGCTGCAGCAGCTGCAGGGCCACCCCTTCGTGGCGAACTTCATCTTCACCCGCTGCCCCACGGTGTGTCCGCTCTTCAGCAAGAAGATGGCGGCGCTGCAGGGGCGCACGAAGGACGTGGGCGCGAGGCTCGCGCTCGTCTCCTTCTCGGTGGACCCGAAGTACGACACCCCCGAGCGCCTCTCCGCCTACGCGCACAAGTACGGCGCGGACGAGGCGCGCTGGAGCTTCCTCACCGGCGACTACGAGCAGCTCAAGGGCACCATCGTCGGCGGCTTCAAGATCTCCATGGGCCGCGAGAACCTGGACGACGCGGACGTGATGGGCATCTTCCACGGCACCCACTTCGTGCTGGTGGACGGCCGGGGCCACGTGCGCGGCTACTACGACAGCAACGACGCCGAGGCCACCGAGCGCCTGGTACAGGACGCCGAGCGCCTCGCGCGCGAGGGCTGAGGGCGCCTCGGGGCCTGCGCTTCGGGGTCTGCACTTCGGGGTCTACAAAGACCCGCGCTGCGCACGCGCCGTGCCAACGCAGACCCTGTAGGCCTTGCCGACCGGCCACCCTGTCCCAACCTTCAGCCTGTCATCAGCCGGGCTGCGGGGAGTGCGCGAATGGGCGGGCAGGAACTCGAGGCGGGGGCGGAGCGCGGCGCGGCAGCGGCGAGCGGGCGGGGCGCGCGTCGCCTCGGCGTCTGGACGCGCTTCTTCCTCTACGGGCTCCTCGGCTGGTGCGTGGAGTGCTTCTTCACCTCGGTGATCGACCTGGCGTCGGGTGCCGGGGACCTGCGCCTCAAGGGCTACAGCTACCTGTGGATGCACCCCATCTGGGGCGCCGGCATCCTCGCGAGCGAGCGGCTGTGCCCGGCGCTGCGGCGCGCGGGCCTCGGGCGCTTCGCGCGGGTGCTCGTGTACATGGTGCTGTGCTTCGCGGTGGAGTACGCGAGCGGCGCGGCGCTGGTGGCGCTCATCGGCCGCTGCCCCTGGGACTACTCCGGGAGCATCTGGAGCGTGAACGGGCTCATCCGCCTGGACTACGCGCCCTTCTGGGCGCTGTGCGGCTACCTCGGTGAGCCCCTGTGCAGCCTCATGCGCCGCGTGCGCCTGAGCGCGCCGGTGCGCCCCCTGCGTCCGGGGCGCGCGATCCGCTCGCCCCGCCGCCGTCTCGCGCCGCCCGTGAAGCTCTCCCCCGCGCCCTGAGCTGCGGCGCGCGCGGCGGCTTCCCGCCCCCGCGCTCATGACTACCTTTGGCGCACCTCCCCTCCACCCCATTCCGGAGCGAGGGGGACCGAGCGCAACGAGGAGCACCCGACGATGGCGAAGCGTGGATTGATGGACAAGGTGAAGCAGGCGGTGGTGAAGGCAGGCACGCCGGTGGCGCGCACGCTCGCCAAGGGCACCGTGGCCGCGGTGAACACCGTGGACGCCCTGAGCGAGAAGCTTCCCGGCAACAAGAAGAAGGCCGTCACCCGCGCGACCTCCGCCGTGAAGAGCGCCGCCGAGAGCACGATGCGCGCGACGAAGTCCGCCGGCGCCGAGGCCCCGGCGGCGAAGGCGGCTGCGCCCAAGGCCCCGAAGGCGGCCGCGAGCGCGTCTCCCAACGCCACCGAAGGCGCCGCGCCCCCGCCCAGCGAGGCGCGCCGCGTGACGGCGAAGCGCTCGGCCGGCCCGCGCACCGTCTCCACCGCGAGCGAGGCCACCGCCGCGCGCGAGATGGGCACCGCGCCGCCGCCCTCCGAGGCCGCCCGCGTGACGCCCGCCGCGCGCACCGTCTCGCGCAAGAGCGAGGACACCAGCGCCGCCGCCGCCCTGCCCGCGCGCGACGCCGGCCGCAAGACCATGCCCGCCGCCGCCGCGAAGCGCGCGACGAAGAGCGCGAAGCCCGCCGCGAAGAAGACCGGCTTCAAGGCCAAGCGCGGCCAGAAGCACAACCACCACCGATAGCCGGCGCGCGCGCCCTCGGCGCTCGGGGGCGCGCGAAGTCGACCCACACCACCGCCCGCCCGCGACGGCGCCCGCTGCACGCGAGCGCACGGCGCCGTCCTTCGAGACGCCCGGCGAGGGGCGCGCGAAGCCGCGCCTCCAGACCGCCCGCGATTGCGTGAGGCCGCGGCCCCTCCTCCTCACGAAGGTGGAGGGAGGGCTCGGCCGCTACTTGCGCGCCGGCGTCCCCGCCGAGCGCGCCGCGCCGCCCGCGCTGCGCACCGCGGCCTTCGCGGACGCCGCCGGGTGCGCGAGCACCTTGCGCCCCGCGGCCTTGCCCGTGCGCGAGGCGGCCTGCGGCGCAGGCGCCGAGGCCTTGAGCTTCGCGGCGCGCGCCGCCCGCTCGGCGGCGGCCTGGGCGCGGCGCTTCTTGAGCGCATCGCGCAGGCCCTCGGTGTTCATGTCCACCAGCGCCTGGTGCAGGCGGTAGTGCAGGTCCTCGCGCAGCGTGCCGCGGGTGCGCGCCTGGTCCGGGGAGCCCGCGAGCCCCACCACCACCTTGGGCCGCTCCTCCTGCAGCTGCAGGCAGCGCAGCAGCTGCGCCTGGGCGACGGGCGCGAGCTTGCCCACGTCCGGGATGAACACCACGCCGCGCGGCGCCTTGAGCGCCTGGGCGAGCTCGGCCGCGGTGCGCGCCTCCACCAGGGGGCCCTCCGCCGCGAAGTGCTCCGCCGCTTCCTGCGCCCACGCCCGCCGCTCGTCCTCGGTGCCGCCCGAGAGCAAGAGCGAGGCGCGGTTGGTGACGAGCTCCTCCTCGCGATAACCCCGTCCTGTCACAACCAGACCTTTCTGTGTGTCCAGCGGAAAAGAGTGCGCCCAACTCTATCCGCCCACACGCCCCCCGTCGAATCGGCAGGGGCCCCGGAGGCCGATTTTTCGCCCATTTGCCGCTTTCAGGGCGCCGGGTGGCCGTCCGTGCTGGTGTGGTCCTCGTCCTCCCCCACCCCGCCGTGGCGACCGTCCGCCCCCAGGGTGGAGAGGATGACGCGCTCGCCGTTGCTCAGGTACTCGTAGGGCCGGCCCCAGGGGTCCAGCGGGGGCTCGGGGAGGTACTTCGGGGCGAGGAAGGACAGGTCCCCCTCCTCCGGCAGCGCGTGCCCGTCCCGCCGGTACGCGTCCAGCGCCGCCTGGATGCGCGCGAAGTCCGCGTGCACCTGCGCCTGGCTCGGCGA from Aggregicoccus sp. 17bor-14 includes:
- a CDS encoding type II secretion system protein GspG, which translates into the protein MAPPASPSRRVPPVLVLGLVLGLLVVVGVTCFARLSRHSPSQAQVHADFARIQAALDAYRRDGHALPEEGDLSFLAPKYLPEPPLDPWGRPYEYLSNGERVILSTLGADGRHGGVGEDEDHTSTDGHPAP